In Aedes albopictus strain Foshan chromosome 3, AalbF5, whole genome shotgun sequence, the following are encoded in one genomic region:
- the LOC134290369 gene encoding uncharacterized protein LOC134290369, giving the protein MAVQTACTLTLLETVILNIVEDHGNTHKARALLDSASMSNFISKPLAKNLYSRRSTADVSVAGIGSSTQKISSAITATIESGDRTISIKLQFLALKQPSSDLPTIDISKISLGEGLPWVVKTPFGWAVTGPASRSATCIPRFCYLSTADDRLEAALRKFWDMETIPSGPVRSSEENRCEELYAATTTRDATGRDPATKDSYDRFMDEYLHLGHMKKVSEPDDRIPHCHIPHHVVFKESSTTTKIRVVFDASCKTSSGFSLNDTLLVGPVVQQDLYSIYLRFRTRNIAVVADVEKMYRQVLHHPEDLSFLRIRHRTSSSDPIETYELQTVTYALLSAGTASRGA; this is encoded by the exons ATGGCAGTCCAAACTGCGTGCACCTTGACGTTGCTGGAAACGGTTATTCTCAACATCGTCGAAGATCACGGCAACACGCACAAGGCTCGAGCTCTCCTCGATTCGGCATCGATGTCGAATTTCATTTCGAAACCGCTGGCGAAGAATCTATACAGTCGCCGGTCTACAGCGGATGTGTCCGTCGCAGGCATCGGATCATCCACGCAGAAGATTAGTAGTGCCATTACTGCTACCATCGAGTCGGGAGATCGAACGATCTCGATCAAACTGCAGTTTTTGGCACTGAAGCAGCCGTCGTCGGATCTACCAACGATTGACATCTCG AAGATTTCTCTTGGTGAAGGTCTTCCGTGGGTAGTCAAAACTCCATTTGGTTGGGCGGTCACTGGTCCCGCCTCGCGCTCGGCTACCTGCATTCCACGTTTCTGCTATCTCTCTACCGCTGATGATCGATTGGAAGCCGCTCTACGCAAGTTCTGGGACATGGAAACAATTCCATCGGGTCCAGTTCGATCGTCCGAAGAGAATCGCTGTGAAGAGCTGTACGCTGCAACGACAACGCGCGATGCGACAGGAAG AGATCCTGCAACCAAGGACTCATACGATCGGTTCATGGACGAATATCTGCACCTTGGCCACATGAAGAAGGTGTCAGAACCTGATGATCGTATTCCACACTGCCACATTCCCCACCACGTCGTATTCAAGGAATCGAGCACGACCACGAAGATCAGGGTAGTCTTCGACGCGTCATGCAAGACCTCGTCCGGCTTCTCCTTGAACGACACGCTCCTGGTTGGACCGGTTGTCCAGCAAGACCTCTACTCCATCTATTTGAGGTTCCGGACGCGAAACATCGCTGTCGTAGCAGATGTGGAGAAGATGTACCGGCAAGTGTTGCACCATCCCGAGGATCTATCATTCCTCCGAATTCGCCATCGCACCAGTTCATCCGATCCCATCGAGACGTACGAACTACAAACCGTCACATACG